The genome window CCCTAACTTAACGTCATCAATCAGGGTGATGGCAGTTAGTTCCGGCCAATTGCGAGAGTCGTGGCATATCGAGTATTTCGATTTCCCTATCCTGAACGTGGATGAGGCCGTCTTCAGAGAACTTGGTCAACAGGCGGCTGACCGTTTCGACCGCAAGCCCGAGATAGCGGCCGATCTGGCCCCGAGTCATGCTGAGCCGGAAGCGTTCGGCTGACAACCCACGCCGTTTGAAACGCTGCGACAGGTTAATAAAAAACGCCGCCAGTCGTTCGTCGGCGCTTTTTCGGCCAAGCAACATCATCAGTTCGTGTTCGCTCTGGATCTCCGAGCTCATCACGTTAAATAATTGGCGTTGCAGGGAGGGAATGACGGCAGCGATTTCCTGTAACCGTTCAAATGGTAAAACGCAGACACTGCTGGT of Gammaproteobacteria bacterium contains these proteins:
- a CDS encoding fumarate/nitrate reduction transcriptional regulator Fnr, which produces MPYRAQTASPDNKHAVRCQQCAIRKLCLPVMLAESEIDHLETIIERGATIKKGQPLFHAGEPFEAIYAVRSGSFVSSAVNAEGQEMVTGFYLPGEIIGLDGIHSKKHPTTAKALETSSVCVLPFERLQEIAAVIPSLQRQLFNVMSSEIQSEHELMMLLGRKSADERLAAFFINLSQRFKRRGLSAERFRLSMTRGQIGRYLGLAVETVSRLLTKFSEDGLIHVQDREIEILDMPRLSQLAGTNCHHPD